CTTCTCGTCATACAGTCACGCCTACAATGAGGTCTACGCGAACCTGCGGGCGTACTTCTATCAACTGACGGGCGACCCGGAAACGGCCGGCCGCATGGCGCTGGACGGCCTGGACACGCTTCGGAGCCAGCAGGCGATGGCCATGGCCTACCTTGACGCCTTCTGGGTCCTTGGGCTGCTCGCACTCACTCTGATCCCATTGGCGTTCCTGCTCAAACCGTCGCAGGCCGCCGAGGGGACGCCTGTCGGGGCTCATTGACCCCGATCGTGCGCCGCGACGCGACCGTTTTCCCACGAGCCCCAGTCGATGAGCCCCAACGACTCAACTCCCGCAGCCAAACCGACGCCGTCGACCGCTCCCGTCGCCGAGGCCCCCGCGCCGCCGGAGGCGCGGGTTGCGGCCCCCGCACCGCCTCCGCCCTCGCGGCCGAGCTTTCTGAGTCGGATGGTCCGGTTCGTCGTGGTCGCGGGGCTTTTGATTGGGGCCGGCGTCTATTTCTATCCTGGCATCCACCGATCGTTGACCACGGTCTCGACCGACGACGCCTTCGTCAACGGACACGTGACGCACGTTGCGCCTCGGATCCCTGAGACGGTGAAGGAGGTGCTTGTCGACGACAACGACTTCGTTCGTTCCGGCGACATGCTGGCGCGTCTGGATCCAGCCATGTGGGACATCCGGGTTCAGCAGGCGAAGTCGAACCTCACGGCCGAGGAGAGGGCCCGCGACCAAGCGGTGGCCAAGGCGTGGTCGGGCGCCGCGGCCGTTCGCGCGGGGCGGTTCGAGTTGGCTTCGGCGATTTCGGCGGTCCGAAACCAGGCCGCAACCCTTCGCGTGGCCGTGGCCCGGCTCAACGAGGCGAAGGCGGCCGAGGCTCTCGCCTCCAAGGAAGCGGCCCGTTACGCCGAGCTCGCCGAACGCAAGTCCGTCACCCAGGAGATGGCCGACGTTCGACGGACCGACTTCGAGCAGGCCCAAGCCCGCGTCCGCCAGGCGTTGGGCGAAGTTCACAGCGCGCGGGTGGGCCTGGAGATTCCCGACGAGCCCGCCCCCGGGCACCCCCTCGACGAAGTCCCGGCCGACGTCGATCAAAAGCACTCCAGCGTCCTCGACGCCCTGGGCAAGTTCGCTTTGAACCTCGCCGATCTGGGGGTGCCAACCCCCGCCTACTACGAATCCCCCGACCAGTTCATCGCCGAGTTGAAGAGCCGAGCCCCCGACGGGGACATCGACGCCCTGATCGGGAAGATCGTCCACGAGGCCCCTGTCGTGACCTCGGCCGCGGCGCAGGTCCAGATCGCGCGCGACCGACTCGCCGAAGCCGAGTTGAACCGGAGCTACTGCGAGATTCGCGCGGCCGTGGACGGCTTCGTCTCCAACCGCAACGTCAACCCGGGCGATCATGTGGCCGTCGGCCAGCGACTGATGGCGATCCGCTCCTTTCAGGAAGTCTGGATCGACTGCAACTTCAAAGAGACGCAGCTCGAGTCGATCCGCGTCGGCCAGCCGGTCGAGCTTGAGGTCGACGCCTATCCCCACAAAGTTTTCCACGGCCGAGTCACAGGCTTCAGCCCTGGAACGGGCTCTTCCATGTCACTGCTCCCTGCGCAGAACGCGACGGGAAACTTCGTGAAGATCGTTCAGCGTCTGCCCGTGAAGGTCGAACTCATCGGCGGCAATCCGCCCGTTACGCCGCTGTTCATCGGCCTTTCGGCGCGTCCACACGTCCTGATCCACGCTCAGCCGGAGGGCCCCAACGCCGGCCAGCGTCTGCGGGGGAGTTTCCCGAACGTCCCCGTCGAGCCGTCGTGGCCGAGTCTCAACGCCCCTTCCTCACCGCGAGAATCCTCCGAGGCCGCGCCACCGGCCCGGTGAACTCTGCGGCCTGCGCGTCTGGGCGAGTCCCTTTGTTCGTTTACGCCTGGCTTCGAGTGCCCACGCGCCGACTGGTCGACCGATAAAAGGCGCGTCCGAGATAGGCGACCCGCCAGGATGGCCGACTCGCCTCGCAAGTGCCTAACTCTCCGTGGAATGGGGGTGAACAGGATGCTCACCAGCCGTAGGCCTTTGCTGGTCGGTCTCGCGCTTCTCGGAGCCACGGCGTTCGCCGCCGCTCCGTCAACCCGAGCAGAGGATCTCAACGACGCCTGGGCTTCGGCTCTGGGGGTCAATCAGAAGCTCCGCGCCGAGCAGACCAACTCCATGGCCGCCGGCGTATCGGTGGCGGCCGAGCGGGCGGCAAGGTTCCCCACGATCCACAGTACGACCGGCGCGGCTTACTTCGGTCAGTCGCCCCGGTTCACCACGACGCTTGCCACGCCTGCCTCGGCGACTCCCACGCCTATCTCCTCGCCCCTCCTCGGCGCCAACCAGAGTTGGCTGCCGATCAGCTTCACGATGGCCACCCATCCGCTCTATACGTCCGGGCGGATCCAGGGCGCCATCGACGCGGCGAGCAGCCAGGCGGGCGCCCAACACGCCGTTGAGTTCCGCACGGCTCTCGACCTCAAGCTGGCTGTCGCGGAAGCCTACGTCGACGTCCTCCGTGGTCAGCGACGCCTTCAGGTGGCTCGCAGCAACGTCGC
This genomic stretch from Paludisphaera rhizosphaerae harbors:
- a CDS encoding HlyD family secretion protein, producing the protein MSPNDSTPAAKPTPSTAPVAEAPAPPEARVAAPAPPPPSRPSFLSRMVRFVVVAGLLIGAGVYFYPGIHRSLTTVSTDDAFVNGHVTHVAPRIPETVKEVLVDDNDFVRSGDMLARLDPAMWDIRVQQAKSNLTAEERARDQAVAKAWSGAAAVRAGRFELASAISAVRNQAATLRVAVARLNEAKAAEALASKEAARYAELAERKSVTQEMADVRRTDFEQAQARVRQALGEVHSARVGLEIPDEPAPGHPLDEVPADVDQKHSSVLDALGKFALNLADLGVPTPAYYESPDQFIAELKSRAPDGDIDALIGKIVHEAPVVTSAAAQVQIARDRLAEAELNRSYCEIRAAVDGFVSNRNVNPGDHVAVGQRLMAIRSFQEVWIDCNFKETQLESIRVGQPVELEVDAYPHKVFHGRVTGFSPGTGSSMSLLPAQNATGNFVKIVQRLPVKVELIGGNPPVTPLFIGLSARPHVLIHAQPEGPNAGQRLRGSFPNVPVEPSWPSLNAPSSPRESSEAAPPAR